In Lemur catta isolate mLemCat1 chromosome 1, mLemCat1.pri, whole genome shotgun sequence, one DNA window encodes the following:
- the SNAPC2 gene encoding snRNA-activating protein complex subunit 2, protein MKPPQRRRTVPARYLGEVTGPAAWSAREKRQLLRLLQARRGQPEPDAAELARELPGRSKVEIQDFLQQLKGRVAREAIRRVHPGGGPRRREAQTPAPIEVWMDLAEKITGPLEEALTVAFSQVLTIAATEPLSLLHSKPPKPTRARGKPLLLSVPGVQEDATSEAPGPAPEASGPTREASGSAPESSSGSLAGLSAEGDFTVDFEKIYKYLSSFSRSGHGPELSAAESAVVVDLLMSLPEELPHLPCTALVEHMAEMYRHLTASEPSLAGGNPGPGAEGDGTGARGPEEPNQATAHSPEKAGPSELRSSWQAVGICPLNPFLVPLELLGRAATPAR, encoded by the exons ATGAAGCCGCCGCAGCGGCGGCGAACCGTCCCGGCGCGCTATCTGGGCGAGGTGACCGGCCCTGCGGCCTGGAGCGCCCGTGAGAAGCGACAGCTACTGCGACTGCTGCAGGCGCGGCGGGGCCAGCCGGAACCGGACGCCGCTGAGCTGGCTCGGGAGCTACCCGGCCGGAGCAAGGTTGAG atcCAGGACTTCCTCCAGCAGCTCAAGGGCCGTGTGGCCCGGGAGGCCATTCGGAGGGTGCATCCAGGTGGTGGTCCAAGGCGCCGGGAGGCACAGACTCCAGCCCCTAtagag GTATGGATGGATCTGGCTGAGAAGATAACAGGCCCGCTGGAGGAAGCCCTGACAGTGGCTTTCTCACAG GTGCTCACCATCGCGGCCACAGAACCGCTCAGCCTCCTGCATTCCAAGCCCCCCAAGCCCACGCGGGCCCGAGGAAAGCCACTACTCCTGAGCGTCCCGGGAGTGCAGGAGGACGCCACCTCTGAGGCTCCTGGCCCCGCCCCTGAGGCATCTGGCCCCACCCGTGAGGCTTCTGGTTCCGCCCCTGAGTCATCTTCCGGGTCCCTGGCTGGCCTGTCCGCCGAGGGAGACTTCACCGTGGACTTTGAGAAGATCTACAAGTACCTGTCCTCCTTCTCCCGTAGTGGCCATGGCCCTGAGCTCTCAGCAGCTG AGTCGGCTGTGGTGGTTGACCTGCTCATGTCGCTTCCCGAGGAgctgccccacctgccctgcacgGCCCTGGTGGAACATATGGCAGAAATGTACCGACACCTGACGGCCTCTGAGCCCAGCCTGGCTGGAGGGAACCcggggcctggggctgagggtgaTGGGACTGGTGCCAGGGGGCCAGAGGAGCCCAACCAGGCCACCGCCCACTCCCCCGAGAAGGCAGGGCCCAGCGAACTGAGATCATCCTGGCAAGCAGTTGGGATCTGCCCCCTGAACCCGTTCCTGGTGCCCCTGGAGCTTCTGGGCAGGGCGGCCACCCCTGCTAGGTGA
- the CTXN1 gene encoding cortexin-1, whose product MSATWTLSPEPLPPSTGPPVGAGLDAEQRTVFAFVLCLLVVLVLLMVRCVRILLDPYSRMPASSWTDHKEALERGQFDYALV is encoded by the coding sequence ATGAGCGCGACGTGGACGCTGTCGCCGGAGCCGCTGCCGCCGTCGACGGGGCCCCCGGTGGGTGCGGGCCTGGACGCGGAGCAGCGCACGGTGTTTGCCTTCGTGCTCTGCCTGCTCGTGGTGCTGGTGCTGCTGATGGTGCGCTGCGTGCGCATCCTGCTCGACCCCTACAGCCGCATGCCCGCCTCGTCCTGGACCGACCACAAGGAGGCGCTCGAGCGCGGGCAGTTCGACTACGCGCTGGTGTGA